The proteins below come from a single Arthrobacter crystallopoietes genomic window:
- a CDS encoding SRPBCC family protein — protein sequence MSNALKLSVPEGMPFIDYEREFDFPVADVFRAHKDPELIKQWLGPRGLKMDIDHYDFRTGGSYSYLHTGPDGVAYSFSGVFHTVRENEFAVQTFEFGGYPDVVSIEFMTFEDLGGGRCKLIGHSVYPSQEARDGMAQSGMEGGMTEGYERLDELLTGARTA from the coding sequence ATGAGCAACGCACTGAAACTTTCCGTCCCCGAAGGCATGCCGTTCATCGATTACGAGCGCGAGTTCGACTTCCCCGTCGCGGACGTCTTCCGCGCCCACAAGGACCCGGAGCTGATCAAGCAGTGGCTCGGCCCGCGCGGCCTGAAAATGGACATCGACCATTACGATTTCCGGACCGGTGGCAGCTACAGCTACCTGCACACCGGTCCGGACGGCGTCGCCTACTCCTTCTCCGGCGTCTTCCACACGGTCCGCGAGAACGAGTTCGCCGTCCAGACCTTCGAGTTCGGAGGCTACCCGGACGTCGTCAGCATCGAGTTCATGACCTTCGAGGACCTCGGCGGCGGCCGCTGCAAGCTCATCGGCCACTCCGTCTACCCCAGCCAGGAGGCCCGCGACGGCATGGCCCAATCCGGCATGGAAGGCGGCATGACAGAGGGCTACGAGCGGCTGGACGAACTACTCACCGGCGCGCGGACGGCATAA
- a CDS encoding DUF6480 family protein, whose translation MSSSNPDPEEDHITGLEPGGGVPPGETPPAEAQTNLTQGHAEGGPKRWVPWLWLGIIGLSALIVALLFLVYAGVLAFS comes from the coding sequence ATGTCCAGTTCCAACCCGGACCCGGAAGAAGATCACATCACGGGACTTGAACCCGGGGGCGGCGTCCCGCCCGGGGAAACACCGCCGGCGGAAGCGCAAACAAACTTGACCCAAGGGCATGCAGAAGGCGGACCCAAGAGATGGGTGCCGTGGCTTTGGCTCGGCATTATCGGCCTGTCAGCCCTCATTGTGGCGCTGCTGTTCCTGGTCTATGCGGGCGTGCTGGCCTTCTCCTAG
- a CDS encoding ArsR/SmtB family transcription factor, translated as MDRSDDSLLDKAFLALADPARRRIIARLSRGPATVNELAEPFEITKQAVSKHIQVLEQAQLVTRTRDAQRRPVHLNPARLEALTAWIDQYRLVREGQFRSLDAVLQSQAKTNITKEPS; from the coding sequence ATGGACCGCAGCGACGACAGCCTCCTCGACAAGGCCTTCCTGGCCCTCGCCGACCCGGCCCGCCGCCGCATCATTGCCCGGCTCAGCCGCGGCCCGGCCACTGTCAACGAACTGGCGGAGCCCTTCGAAATCACCAAGCAAGCGGTTTCGAAGCACATCCAGGTCCTCGAGCAGGCGCAATTGGTCACGCGAACCCGCGATGCCCAGCGAAGGCCCGTCCATCTGAATCCCGCACGGCTGGAAGCGCTCACCGCGTGGATCGACCAGTACCGCCTGGTCCGCGAAGGGCAGTTCCGCAGTCTCGACGCCGTGCTCCAATCCCAGGCAAAAACCAACATCACCAAGGAACCATCATGA
- a CDS encoding RNA polymerase sigma factor — protein sequence MPQALPDDVLSAAQSGDAEAFSQIYYTLAPGVSGYLKARGMEDAEGSAQEVFLTVFSRIGTVRGGYQGLRTFAFSVAHARYVDEVRKRARQPHVSEYDPETDARTSDSAETVALEALGGSTVEEKLRELPPDQREVLLLRIVADLSLEQVAEIMGKSTGSIKQLQRRGLLKLKTLVERKEALV from the coding sequence TTGCCCCAAGCGCTCCCAGACGACGTTCTGTCAGCTGCGCAGTCCGGCGACGCGGAAGCCTTCAGCCAGATCTATTACACGCTTGCACCCGGCGTATCCGGTTACTTGAAAGCCCGGGGCATGGAGGATGCGGAAGGATCGGCCCAGGAGGTCTTCCTTACCGTTTTCTCCCGCATCGGCACGGTGCGCGGCGGCTACCAGGGCCTGCGTACCTTTGCCTTTTCAGTTGCGCACGCGCGCTACGTCGACGAAGTCCGTAAGCGTGCCCGCCAGCCCCATGTTTCCGAATACGACCCGGAAACCGACGCCCGCACCTCGGACTCGGCCGAAACCGTGGCACTGGAAGCCTTGGGCGGAAGCACCGTCGAAGAGAAGCTGCGGGAATTGCCACCGGACCAGCGCGAGGTCCTGCTCCTGCGGATCGTCGCCGACCTCTCCCTCGAGCAGGTCGCCGAAATCATGGGCAAATCCACCGGCTCCATCAAGCAGCTGCAGCGCCGCGGCCTGCTGAAACTCAAGACACTAGTTGAAAGGAAGGAGGCACTGGTATGA